GGAAAGGGTATTGGACATGCTCTGTGGAACACGTGTGCTGACACGCGGCAGGTTCGGCTTGCTCTTTGGCGCAATGGGTTTTGTTGCACTCGTGCGCGCCGCAGCGGCGGCTGAAACCCTCCCCTTTTACTACGCCCACGCGATTGTGGAAGACGGTTTGGGCGTGGCCGCACCTTGGTACAGTGGCCAGAATGGGCAGATAGATTATCGAATCCAGCGCGCGGCTGAGGTGCTGTTGAACTCCGGGTGGTCCGTCAGGAAGGTGGGCAATGGAACGTCCGTGACGACCCCCACGTGTTTCTGGGGCGAAGGCGACCTCGACCCGGGATGCGTCCAGCGCGCGGCGCGCGCCCTGTTCGCACTCGTTGAATACTATCACTATTCTGGCGACCCGGCCGCCCTCGGCCACGCGGAGAGCATCGCGAACACGGTTCTGGACCTCTGCCAGACGGCACCGGACCACCCGTGGCCCCAATTCCTCATGAGCGTCCCCTACGGCGGCATAGGGAAGGACGGGAAGGTTACTTCCGCGGCATACATCCAACTGGACATCGCGGCGGAGTTTGGGGTAGCGCTGCTTCGCGCTTACCAATTGCTTGGAAACGAGCGATGGCTCACGGCGGCCCAACATTGGGCCGAGGTGCTTGCCGAGAAGCGCGACCACGACCCGGGCGCCCGCCCGTGGCCCCGTTACGCCAATCCGGAGGTGGTGCCGTGGGCGAAAGACAATCCCGCCGGCAACCTCCAGACGGGAGGCGTCGTCTACCTGCTGGCGTTGTTCGATGAACTAATCAAGCTGGGGCATACAGGACGGGAGAATGGTCTCGTTTCCGCACGGGAGGCGGGCATGGCGTACCTCCGGGATGTTCTGCTTCCAGCCTGGGCCGTCAACGATACGTGGGGCCGCAACTACTGGGACTGGGAGAATCCGGTCCAAGCCCAGGTGACGACGGATTGGGCCGCCCGCTACCTCATGAACCACAAGGAGGAATTCCCGAATTGGAGGAATGACGTCCGCAACATCCTGTCGCTCTTCCTCAACCATTCCAGCGCCTCGCCTGAATCGCGGGGGAATGTCTATCACGGGGCTTGGCAGTTTCCCGAAGGGTGTGGATGCTGCGGGCGCTCGCTGGCGTGGGGTCCAATGGAGCTCGCCCTCGATTTCGCTCAGTATGGTGTGGAGGCGGATAGTGAATGGGCCCGGGAACTTGGACGGCGCATGGTGTTACTCGCGACCTATGACGTGGACGCATCAGGCGCCTACCAAGACAACATTGATGGCGGCGTCACGGTCGGGGATTTCCCGATCGTCCAGTACACGACCCTCAAGTGGGTGCACAGGACCATGTCGTGGTTGCCGGAGCTCCTTGGGCCGAGTCGCGAGAATCACATCATGCGCAGCACCGAAGTAGTCAATACCGTGCAATATGGGGCGGGCCGGGTTGCGTATAGCGTGTTCGCCGCGCCGGCAAACACCACGGACGTCTTGCGCCTGGCATTTGAGCCCGAACGTGTGACGGCGGACGGCGAACAGCTGCCGTCCCGCTCCGACCTGGCCGAGAACGGCTATGTCGCGAAGGCGCTTGCAGGCGGGGATTACCTGGTGACGATACGGCACGACGGCCGGCTGCGCGTCGAGGTGACCGGAAATGATCCACAGGCCGCGGTCGACGATGCCCAGCTGGCATATGAAGGCGAGTGGACGGCGCGCCCACAGGAACAAACCTTCGAAGAGGGAATCCACACCACCGCATCCCGAGGGGCAAGGGCAAGTTGTACGTTCGTTGGCAATCAGGTGCGGATTGTAGGCTCCGTGGGCCCCGAAGGCGGATTGGCTGATGTTTATATCGATGGGGAGAAACAGGCGTACGCGATCGATTTCTGGAACCCGCGCACGTTGCACCAGCAGCTCGTGTACCGGAAAAACGGCTTGACGAACACGCAACACACGGTCCAGCTCGTAGCGCGCGGAGAGAAGAACCCTTTGTCGGCTGGCGCCGTGGTTGCCGTAGACAGCGTCCAGTACTCTGCCGCCGGGCACGAGAACGATTTCGGCGAAGGGGGCGGCCCGACCACTGTGCAGCGAATGATCTTCGGCTACACGGGCCGTACGGATTACCGGGATACCCAAGGCAACTTGTGGCGTCCGGGCACCGAGTTTGCAGCGCTGACCGGGCATTTGACCGATACTGTCGCAAAGACATGGTGGACCACGAAGCAGGCCGTTGCCGTTGCAGGAACACCGGACGGCGAACTTTACAGCTACGGCGTTCACTGGCCTGAATTCGTCGTGAATGTCACGGTTGGCCCCGGGACCTACTATGTTCGCCTGAAGTTCGCGGAAACGCAGTATGCGCAAGCGGGACAACGCGGAATCACTGTCGAGATCAACAAACAGCCCGTAGTTGAGGATTTCGACGTGTTCGCCACGGCAGGCGGCGCCAACAAGGCTGTAGACCTTGTGTTCAACGGTATCGAACCCAGGAACGGCGTCATTGACATTCGGTTTAGAGGCAATGTGATTGAGAGTTGTCCGCGTGAAGCGATGGTTCAAGCAATAGAAGTTGGCCCCGGAGACGGCGGCCGGGGCGCTGTCCCGCAATGTTTGCCGGGAGGTTGACACGGAATCAGCGTCTGGCAGCGAAGTGGGCCAACGGGTTTCCGGGGCCAGTGGCGGAATCTTGTATTGGCGAGGAGGGCTGCGTATGTCCGGTTTTCTGTTCTCCGTAGCGATAGCTGCGCAGATGGTCACGGGTGCGGGAGAACCCCTCGCGGTGCTCGCCCTCTACAACCCCACGCAATGGGAGGGTCCCTGCCCCGTCGAAATCGCCACGGGCCGCATCGCGACGCCCGGTCTTATCGACTGGGGAAGCGTCGCGCTCCGATTGAACGGCGCAGACCTGCCCTTCGCTCTCCGGGAAGGGCGTGCCCATTGGAAGGCGGGGCTGGCCGCCCCCATTGAATCGCCAAAGGCAGAGGACTTGCTGGTGTTCTCGTGCAGCGTGCCGCCAGAGACGTGGGCGCGGGTCGAGATCGTGCCGGGGATGGCGGACGGCACGCCGGCCGTGTCGCGCGCAGACGGCCTCGTGACGGTTCGTTACGAGAGGCTCGAGGCCGTAATCGGGGAAGACACGAGCATCCTGGCGAAGCTCTCGCTGTTTGGCACGCCCGTGCTGGCCGGGCCGCTGGCCATCGCGCCGCGGGCGCTGCCGGACAACGCCTATACGTTCACGGGTCCCATCGGTCCGGGCCACGCCCGCGCGGAGATCAGCATCGCGGACGGGAAGCCCTTGCCGTACACGGCACGGCTCGTCTCGGTCTCCTCCTCGCCAGTCTTCACGGAACTGAATTTCGTACTGACCTGTGCCGACAGATTTTCCCTGGGCCTGACTTACCGGTTTCGGTCGTGCGGGGTCGCGGAGATATGGGCCGATGAACGGCCCGTCGAAGGACCAAGCCCCTGGCGCCATCATGCCGTAACGTACGCCCTCCTCTTGACGGGCGACTGGGAACCCCTCCCCTATCTCGAAGACCGGCTGGTTTTCTACGGCTTCAAAGACTTCGCGGCTGCAATCCAGCAGACCGCGCGTCATTACGGCCATTGTTTCGAGCTGGGCGAGGAATACGTCAACGGCCGCCGGTGGGTCCGGCGCCTGATTGGCATCCCGCCTGACAAACGCGACAAGGCGGATGCACTGCTCGAACTCATCGACAAGGGTTTCATTGTCGACGTGTCGCCGGTCACGGCCCCCGTGGCCGGCGGTCACGTGACGGGGCCTGAGGGTACCGCGACGATCGTGCGCGATCTCCAGGAAGTCCTCGGCGCATCTCCCGGTGACGCGACTCCTGTAAAGCTTGAGCTTAGCGAAGATGCCCGGCTCGAGGGCGACGGCTTCGCGATCAGCTCCAACGGTGCCGGGGGCATTCTGGTCCGGGCGCGTACCCGCCTCGGGCTCGGTTCGGCCGTCAGCGCGATTGCAGATTGCCGCGGACGCCATCCCGAGTGTGGTGTCCCGCTGATTGCGCGCAATCCCGTGGTCTCCCTGCGCGGGGGCGGGTTTGGCGGAGGCACGTTCGAGGTCGATTTCCCCTATGGGACGGATGAAGAGTGGGAGCAAACGTTCGACAAGCTTCTCGATTCGGGCATGAACATGTTCTGGTGCCTTGGCATGTGGGGCAACTGGAAACTGCCCGTCAGTTACAAATACATGCCTGAACTGCGCTCTGACGACCCCGAGGCCTATGACGAATCCTCGGGGACGCTGTTCCGCGAGTTCGCGCAACACCGCGACCACGGCCTGAAACTCATTCACTACCTGCGCGAGCGGGGCGCGGCGGTGGGTCTGTGGCTGCCCATCGGCTGTGTGCCCACGACTTTCGCCCAAAAATACCCCGAAGCGATGATGCCGGAGAGCTTCGAGCAGTTCTGGGGCCGGGCCAAGGGCATCCCCTGCTTTACCCATCCCAAGTACATTGAATACCTCGATGCATTCCTGCGCGAAGTGACCGAGACCTACCCACTCGACGCGATCATCATGGTCCGCGACGATAACGGCGGCTTGTGCACCTGCGACCGGTGCAAGCAGTTCGTAGCCCAGTCGCGCACCCAAAGCGGCGCATGGGAACAGTACCTGATCATCTATCAACGCCTGAAAGAGGCCGGTTTCGCCGGTAAAGTGGGCGTCTACCCGTATTTCGACGGGCTGACCCCTGAGATCGACGCGCTGCTGCCGGAGGATTTGTTCCTCGCCGGTCATGGCGCTTCGACGGCCGCCCTGACACGCAACCAGGAGCGGATCGGGCATATGGCCGACACCTGGCTCGACAATCTATACACGAACTTCCGCCTGCCGCCGTCGCCCCGCATGCGCCGGTTTCTCTCGGACCGATGCACATTCTGGATAGGCGGAGCGTACCGCGGCACCGAGTTGCCGTGGGAGTCCATAGGCTACTTTGGCTGGGAACCGACGGCTACGCCCAACAGCCTGCGTTACGAGTGGGGCGTGCGCACCTTTGGCCGGGAGAACGCCCTGACCTTCGCAGGCATGTCCGATGCTTACGAACATCTGTGGGAGATTAACGCGCGGCACATGCTGCCCAAAGTCTGGTTGGAGCTGCGCCCCGGCGAACGCCAAGCGGTCACCGCCGAAGCAGAGGCCGCACTTGCCCGCTACGAGGAACAACTTGCGCAGCTTGAGCAGCAGGCGGGCGGCGAGAGGCACAGCGCGTGGTTCAAAACGGTCCGGGTCTTCCCTGCGTTCATGCGCTATCACCTGCGCCGGCTGGATGCGTTCGCCAAGGTCTACAACACGGTCCGCGAGCATAGCGCGGCCATCGACGGCGGCGGCAATCTGCCTGAAGAAGTACGGCTGCAACTCCTGGCGGAGTACCAGTCGATGTATGCTTACGCCCGCAAATACGCGAACGCCCTCGAGCAGGCGCCGGGGGGGATGTTCGAGGCGACACGCAACATGACCATGCCGTACAAGGAATGGATGGCCGGATATGACGGCTGGCTGGACCCCTTGCTTGACAGGCCCCAGTTCGCGGGGACGCTTGATGCCGAGCCCGTGACCCTGACGCCCGGCCAGCCGTTCACGTTGCGGCTCGTTCTGCGCAACACGGGCATCTGCCCATGGATTGCGGAGGCCGGACAGCGCTTGACCATCGAAGGCGCCAGCCAGGCCGGACTGCCCGAGGCATGGGTATACGATGGGGAGCCGGCGGCGCCGGGCGACACGCGAACAATCGAGTTCGAGGGTCGCGCCCCCGATACGCCCGGCAAAAGCGAACTGACCATCGTCTTCTACAACCCGTATCGTGTGGCCGGGAAGATCGCCGAGAAGAAAGT
The window above is part of the Candidatus Hydrogenedentota bacterium genome. Proteins encoded here:
- a CDS encoding malectin domain-containing carbohydrate-binding protein, with translation MLCGTRVLTRGRFGLLFGAMGFVALVRAAAAAETLPFYYAHAIVEDGLGVAAPWYSGQNGQIDYRIQRAAEVLLNSGWSVRKVGNGTSVTTPTCFWGEGDLDPGCVQRAARALFALVEYYHYSGDPAALGHAESIANTVLDLCQTAPDHPWPQFLMSVPYGGIGKDGKVTSAAYIQLDIAAEFGVALLRAYQLLGNERWLTAAQHWAEVLAEKRDHDPGARPWPRYANPEVVPWAKDNPAGNLQTGGVVYLLALFDELIKLGHTGRENGLVSAREAGMAYLRDVLLPAWAVNDTWGRNYWDWENPVQAQVTTDWAARYLMNHKEEFPNWRNDVRNILSLFLNHSSASPESRGNVYHGAWQFPEGCGCCGRSLAWGPMELALDFAQYGVEADSEWARELGRRMVLLATYDVDASGAYQDNIDGGVTVGDFPIVQYTTLKWVHRTMSWLPELLGPSRENHIMRSTEVVNTVQYGAGRVAYSVFAAPANTTDVLRLAFEPERVTADGEQLPSRSDLAENGYVAKALAGGDYLVTIRHDGRLRVEVTGNDPQAAVDDAQLAYEGEWTARPQEQTFEEGIHTTASRGARASCTFVGNQVRIVGSVGPEGGLADVYIDGEKQAYAIDFWNPRTLHQQLVYRKNGLTNTQHTVQLVARGEKNPLSAGAVVAVDSVQYSAAGHENDFGEGGGPTTVQRMIFGYTGRTDYRDTQGNLWRPGTEFAALTGHLTDTVAKTWWTTKQAVAVAGTPDGELYSYGVHWPEFVVNVTVGPGTYYVRLKFAETQYAQAGQRGITVEINKQPVVEDFDVFATAGGANKAVDLVFNGIEPRNGVIDIRFRGNVIESCPREAMVQAIEVGPGDGGRGAVPQCLPGG